Below is a window of Diaminobutyricibacter sp. McL0608 DNA.
CCTCGATCGAGAGCCCGATCGCGTTGATGGCGGCGACGTGGGCTTCGTCCGCGTCGCACAGGGTGACGTCGTGGCCGTCGAGTGTCATGAGAGCGCCGAGCGTTCCACCGATCGCGCCGGCGCCGATGATGTAGAGCTTCATCGAACGGCCTCCGCCTGGGTGTCGGCGTGGGCGGGAACCGCACGGTCGACGAAGTCGCGGATCACGCGCTGGAACTCCTCGGCCTCTTCGACCTGCGGCGAGTGGCCGGACTTCTCGAACACGACGAGCTCCGCGCCCGGGATCAGCCGGGCGATCGTCTCGGCTGAGCTCACCGGCGTGACCCAGTCCTTGCGGCCGACCGTGACCAGCGTCGGCACGGTCACCGACGGCAGCGCGGGCGTGACGTCGTACGTCGGCCAGTTCTGCTGGAAGCACCAGTTGTGCGATTCGTGACGGTAGATTCCCGCCTCGACCCGCGCGGCCGACGTGGCTTCGTCGTACTCGAAATCGTAGAGCGGGATGAGCTCCGCCCAGCACGCCTTCAGGTCGGCGTCGTCGCGGATCTCGCCGCCCCAGTACCGGTTGAAGTTGTCCCAATTGATCTCGACGCGATCCTGGTTGCGTGCGTTCTCGAAGGCGAGCGCCAGGTTGCTTCCGTCGGGGGAGGTGTCGCGCAGGATGATCGCCGACACGTGCTCCGGATACGTGACCGCGTACTCGAGGGCGATGAAACCGCCGTACGACCCTCCTGCGATGACGACCTTATCGACGTCGGCCCAGACGCGGATCGCGTCGACGTCGGCGGCCCACTGCTCGTGGGAGTAGGGCGGGATGCCCTCGCTCAGCCCGCAGCCGCGCGCGTCGAAGACGATCACGCGGAAACGGTCGGCCAGCGGACCGAAGGTCGCCCGCGGTTCCGCG
It encodes the following:
- a CDS encoding alpha/beta fold hydrolase; translated protein: MNVTINGCRLNVEVFGPEDGPVLIAHHGGGGIGSLAEPRATFGPLADRFRVIVFDARGCGLSEGIPPYSHEQWAADVDAIRVWADVDKVVIAGGSYGGFIALEYAVTYPEHVSAIILRDTSPDGSNLALAFENARNQDRVEINWDNFNRYWGGEIRDDADLKACWAELIPLYDFEYDEATSAARVEAGIYRHESHNWCFQQNWPTYDVTPALPSVTVPTLVTVGRKDWVTPVSSAETIARLIPGAELVVFEKSGHSPQVEEAEEFQRVIRDFVDRAVPAHADTQAEAVR